Below is a genomic region from Actinomycetota bacterium.
ACTTGCCCCATTTCTGTTGACACCTCAACTTGTGGCAGCGGTCATCTCCGCTGCCTCCTCCGTTTCCCTAAGCATTCTTTCATACTCTGCTGGGCTCTTGTAGCCCAAGGCTGAATGCCTCCTCTTAGGGTTGTAGAAACCCTCGATGTACCGGAAGACGGCAAGTCTCGCCTCATCCCTGGTTTTGAACCGGTAGCGGTGGATGAGCTCCGTCTTCAAGGTGGCAATGAAGCTCTCCGCCGCTGCGTTGTCGTACGGGTCACCCCTACTTCCCATGGAGGGGATGATTCCCGATGAGCGCAGCGTCTTTCCGAAGGCCAGGGACCCGTACTGGCTTCCCCGGTCGGAATGGTGGACGGTGCCCTGAAGGGGCCCTCTCAAGGTCACCGCCATCCCCAGGGCGTCTATGACCAGGTTTGAGGAGAGGTCGTTCCTCATCGACCAACCGCAGCACCTGCGCGTACACACATCGACGATCAAGGCCAGGTAGAGCCAGCCCTCCCAGGTGGGGATGTAGGTGATGTCCGCCACCCAGAGCTCATCCGGGCGAGAGGCGGAAAAGTCCCTCTTCACCAGGTCGGGGGCTGGAGGAAGATCCGAGACTTCCCTTCCGGCCCTCC
It encodes:
- a CDS encoding IS3 family transposase (programmed frameshift) encodes the protein MAQGKPYPPEFRAEAVRLYRMGGRTLADTAREIGVSDWTLARWVRQADIDEGKAEGLTTEEREELNRLRRENRILKEEKEILRKAGAFLRPGDGSAAMKFSLIDEEKTHHSVSRLASVLGVSRASYYASKKRKASRRKTEDEELMALIAEIHASSFGTYGAPRIHAELAQAHGIRVGRKRVARLMKELQIEGVSRRKKGRAGREVSDLPPAPDLVKRDFSASRPDELWVADITYIPTWEGWLYLALIVDVCTRRCCGWSMRNDLSSNLVIDALGMAVTLRGPLQGTVHHSDRGSQYGSLAFGKTLRSSGIIPSMGSRGDPYDNAAAESFIATLKTELIHRYRFKTRDEARLAVFRYIEGFYNPKRRHSALGYKSPAEYERMLRETEEAAEMTAATS